The window CACCAAACAGCGCGAGTCCGGCACTTCCAGATATCGGAAGTGCAAGCCCAGCGTTCCGGCTAAACTGTGCCGCAGCTTCAGGCGGGAGATAGCCGAGAACAGTACTGTTGACAGCTGCTTGAAACCCGAACTGAATCGCGAGGAACCCAACGAAGAGGATTCCACCAGTGCGGGTGAGTGTACGCCGAATACCGTCGCTAACCGCATGGCTGAGTTGGAGGGCCATACGGACTAGATATCTCATTCCATTTTAATAAAATAAACGAAATAAAGAATCTCGATTATGATTGTTGAGAGTCAGCGCTTCAGACGTGGAAACAGACGCTACCGATGCTGTGCGGGGCGATCTAGCGAAACCGGTTGTCCTCGTCCAATCGGAACCTGTCCCCGACCAGAGGTTTGCATTCCAAGATGTTAGCTACGGGTCAAACGTATGGCTCTTTTCGTCTGAACGGGTGCTGTTGACGGACGTTCACAGCGACGCCGGTATCGACTCCGCGACATCGGGAAGGCATCCATTCGTCACGTGCCGGAAGGCCAGCGCCCGTCTCGCGTACAATCGAGACAACAACGGCGAGAGGGTTTTCGAGATTTGCGCTGCCGGTGTGGCGGTTGTCGAACACTGATCGAGTTCCCACCTCCTTCGGCGACGCCGTTGCTCGTACTCGTCGAGGGCGTCATCACGGTCCCGTGGTCCGTACGCGAGTGCGTCGGCGAGTACCCACGCGTCCTCGATCCCGAGCGTCGTGCGCAGGCACTCTCCCGGGAGCGAGGCACGCGCCGCCGACCCAATGAGGACGACCCCGCCACTATGGACTGAGACCGGAACAGCACGTGTGCCTTGGTGATACCGGATTGCGTGCTGTGAGAGTGCTTCAAAAGAGTTCGCAGACCACCCCAGAAGTGTCCCGAATCGACGTTTGAGTGAGTTGATGTCGGTCGCGGCATGTGTCGAATCAGTCACCGAGACGAGGCGTACGCTCGTGCCATCTGCGACGGGAACAGAGAACGCGGCCCGGTTGTCGTCCCATCGTTCTGTGGGACCATCCGGAGCCGGTGTTTCGGTCGGCCAGTCGAACGCCCAAGTATGGGTAGTGGCCGCGATGTGCCGTGGTTCGACGGTCGGCGCCAGCGTCGAATCTGTCGTGACCACGGTATCAAAGGACTCCTCTATGCCACCCTCGAAGGTCACGTCGACCCGGTTGTGCGTCCGATCGATACCAGCAAGCGGCCGCTCTGGTGTCCGGATGCGGTCCCGGACTCGCCGATCGAGGAGGGTCAACAACTCCGCTCGGCGAATGCTCAGCAGTGCCGGTCGATCCGACTGGTCGGTCATCCACGACGAATTGACGTTTGGACGTGCGAGTCGGTCCAGTCTGGTTCCGATGGCCTCGACCGGCCGTCTGAGTCCCAGTCGTTCCAGCAACACCAGCCCAGGGCGCCACAGTGTCAGTGTATTCGGCCCCGCCCGCTCACTCGGCGGCCGTGCCAACACCGGGTCGAGTCCGACTTGACTCACGAAGCCCGCAGTTGCGATTGCCGTCGGGTCGTCGCCGACGACCAGCACTTGGCGCTCGTGTGCGCGACCCGCGGTCCCGTGCCGGTCCCGTCGCTCGTGCTGTGACTGTCGGTCGGTGGCCAGCCCGTCAGCCCGTGGTCCGCCCATCATCCGGGCTGCCCTCCCGAAGCCGCCGACTCGCTCCAGCACTGCACATATCGCCGGGGACAGGCCGATGGGGTAGATGGGAACATGGGCGGACTTACGACAGCATCTATTCTAAACCGGCACCGCGTGTTTCTGGCTCTGAGATTGGGTGTGGATTCTGCCGGTAGCGTGACTGAACGGTCGGGTTTTGACCCCGGTCATTATAGATAGCCCCTGATTTCGGCATGGGGCAGTCAATACTGCCACCACATTCGGGGAGAGTCAGTCCGTGGGTCTACGTGATGAGGGGGAATCAGACCCAGTCCCGTGGCGGCACGCTGCCCAGCGCCCGAACGTCGGATGTCCATAGCGACCGGCATGAGAGCACACACACTGTCGACGCGCAATCGACGGCTAGCGACGACTCACTGGCCATCGCGTTCGACGAACTGTTCGCGTTGCTCGGTGACGAGTACGTCGTCGACATCCTGCAGGCGCTGTCGAGTGACGAGATGCCGGCACGGGCTATCGCCGAGGAGTGCGATATGTCCCGTCCGACAGTGTATCGCCGACTCGAGCGGCTGACCGAGGCCGGCGTCGTCGCGTCACGCCTGCACCCGGAGTCGGACGGACACCACAGACAACAGTTCCGGCTTGTTCTCGAAGGGGTCGCGGTACAGTTCCGCGAGGACGGCTTCGACGGTCGCGTTCGCGTCTGTGAGTCTGCGAGTGACTGAGCCTCCGATAGCCCCTCATTACGTGTCCCCGCTGACGCATCACGGCCCTCCACCGCTCGAACTCAGCCCTCCGTTCGCCTGCGATGGTCTGTACCGTCTGCCCCGATTGCGAATTACGGCCCTCTCTCGTCATTGGACCCGAACAGGATCTCGAACACTGTCCGCTCTCCGAGTCGGACGTGTTTGTTCAAGGTCGGTTGCGTAATCCCCAGCGCGTCGGCGACGTCCTCGCCGCTGTTCTCACGGGGCCACTCGAAGTATCCCATCGCCTGTGCCGTCTCTAGGGCCTCGTACTGTCGGTCGCTCAACTCCCGTTGCAGCCGGTCCTGTATCTCTCTAGCTGTCTCTCTCGTCTCGCGGTGCTGGCGCTGTGCATACAGTTCTAGGTCCGAGAACTCGTCTTGGACGCGTTCGACCATTGTCCGCGTGTCCGTCTCGGTTGGGATTTCGACGACCAGCGTGACGCCCTCGGCAGTCCCCCGTGCGCGTCGGATGATGCCCCCGTACTCCGAGACGTACGATCCGAACCACGAGGAGCCACGCCGTTCGATGACCGCCTCGTCGGCCCCACGGGAGACGACCGCTAGGTCACCCGGAAGAACGTTCTCCGCCGGCTCGGCCACCTCAGTCGGAACGTCACCGGCGAGTCGGTAGTAGACGCTGATCGAGCTATCCTGTCTATGAACCGTCCGCTGGTGGCTGACCCGGCACCCAAGCGTCCGTGCCAGTCGCGCCATCGGAAGGTCGGTGTTCTCACCCTGAAACTCGAGTTCAAGCGTGTCGTCGGATTCGAGCGCACGCCGCCGCTCTGTCGCTGTAATGGCGTAGCCGATGGAAGTACCTAACTGGGAGATGACGTCAACCGTGCGCTCTCCGAAGGCGTCAGGTTCGTCCGCGAAGATGGTAAGCACGCCGTGAGTGACGTCCTCGTAGGACAGCGGGACGGCACAGACAGAGCCGATACCATCGCGGAGCAGTCGCTTGCGCCAGCCCCCCTGTCGTCGACTGCCGACGAGGTCGTTGCTGACCACGGCTTCTTCCGTCTCCCAAGCCCGGGCTGCCGGGCTCGCGTCTCCAGCCGCGTCTAGCAGGAGTTCCTCGACGTCGTCGCGCGCTATCCCAGCGACTGCACGTGGCTGGAGGCGGTCCGATCCGATGTCGGCTTCGACCACGCAGGCAGCTTCGAACGGCTCGACGTCCGTCAGTTCAGCACAGACAGATTCCTGAATCCCTTCGCGGGAAGACCGCGTCGTGATGGCCGCTTCAACGCGCTGTGTGAGCTCTGCGATGGACTCCAGTCGGCGCGCCCGCTCGGTCTGGGCTTCGAGCTCGGCCCGGCGAGACTCAAGTCGGTGCTCGCCACGGAGTCTGTTGAGGGCGGCCTCCAGCGTCGCTGCCAGAATGTTCGCGGCGTCCGTGTCGAAGGTTTCGTCGGACCGCCATACTGTGAGGAGGCCATTGCCACCCAGCGGAAAGAGCAGTGCGGCGCCGTCCGGTACGTCGTCGGTGAGTGCGTCAGCCGCGTTGTCGACGCGTCGCAGTTGCTCGTCGATGA is drawn from Haloarcula sp. CBA1129 and contains these coding sequences:
- a CDS encoding NAD(P)/FAD-dependent oxidoreductase, giving the protein MMGGPRADGLATDRQSQHERRDRHGTAGRAHERQVLVVGDDPTAIATAGFVSQVGLDPVLARPPSERAGPNTLTLWRPGLVLLERLGLRRPVEAIGTRLDRLARPNVNSSWMTDQSDRPALLSIRRAELLTLLDRRVRDRIRTPERPLAGIDRTHNRVDVTFEGGIEESFDTVVTTDSTLAPTVEPRHIAATTHTWAFDWPTETPAPDGPTERWDDNRAAFSVPVADGTSVRLVSVTDSTHAATDINSLKRRFGTLLGWSANSFEALSQHAIRYHQGTRAVPVSVHSGGVVLIGSAARASLPGECLRTTLGIEDAWVLADALAYGPRDRDDALDEYEQRRRRRRWELDQCSTTATPAAQISKTLSPLLSRLYARRALAFRHVTNGCLPDVAESIPASL
- a CDS encoding winged helix-turn-helix domain-containing protein; this encodes MRGNQTQSRGGTLPSARTSDVHSDRHESTHTVDAQSTASDDSLAIAFDELFALLGDEYVVDILQALSSDEMPARAIAEECDMSRPTVYRRLERLTEAGVVASRLHPESDGHHRQQFRLVLEGVAVQFREDGFDGRVRVCESASD